TCCGGCGTACCGGTAGGCCTCGCGCGCACCGCGAGCGGCGATCGGGCCCAACTCGGCGGCCTGTATCTCCGTGTAATCGTAGTCTAACTGCTCGACGCCGTCGAGGTACTCGCGCGCTTCGCGCACTTTTCCCGCGTTCGTCGTGACGTAGCGAAGCATCTGCTCAGGTTCTCGTCGAGTCGCGAGAAAGTACCGTCGGTTCCGCGCCGTGTGGGCGGGGACAGAGACGTCGGAGCCGCGGCCGCGCGCTCACCCGGGCCGCAGTGCCGCGATCAGTCGACGATGACTTCGACCGGGCCGTCGTCGCCGTCGTCGGCCTCGACGTCCTCGCCGCTTCGGGACTTCTGTTCCTGCCAGAGCAGCCCGCCGACGACCGCGAGGGCGACCCACGAGCGCCAGTTCGCGAGGTTGAGCGTGTAGCCGATGCCGAAGGGTTTCTTCACGAGCATTTTCTCCCCCGGCTTCCAGTACGAGGCGAGCATCCGCCCGATCGACGGCCGTTCGAAGTTGTACGGAATCCCGAGAATCTCTCCCTGCTTCGGCTTGTCTACCATACGACACGGTACGCCGGGCTGTCATAAATCGTTTTGGCATCCGAACCTCCCTGACGGCGACGCCACCGAACCGCATCGGGAGAAGCCGACGAACCGCTGCGAGCGTTTATATCCGATGCCGGGACCATCGCCGCCGTGATGTGACAGTTACCCGCGTCGGGCTGCGATTGTTCGGCACGTCGACGCGGGACTGACGGCGACGTTCGGGAGGGGCTGGCTCCCGACGACGTCGCCGACGCTGGTGCCGACTGTTCGCC
This DNA window, taken from Halobellus sp. LT62, encodes the following:
- a CDS encoding DUF5808 domain-containing protein; translation: MVDKPKQGEILGIPYNFERPSIGRMLASYWKPGEKMLVKKPFGIGYTLNLANWRSWVALAVVGGLLWQEQKSRSGEDVEADDGDDGPVEVIVD